A portion of the Mycobacterium paraseoulense genome contains these proteins:
- a CDS encoding LpqN/LpqT family lipoprotein has translation MIEIVPAHRALLGGMVAGLIGMAVFTCAQASADPVLPAPSPVPVLPAPAPQNVTAVPGQAPTNRLLAAPPASNPVASPTAPGAAAPVAPAAPVAPAVTPAASGTIREYLESKGVKLEAQKPQGLNALDITLPVPARWTQVPDPNVPDAFAVIADRQGSSIYTSNAQVVVYKLVGNFDPREAISHGYVDSQKLLAWQPTNASMADFGGFPSSIVEGTYRDGDMTLNTSRRHVIATSGHDNYLVSLAVTTDRAVAVADAPATDAIVNGFRVTVPGAPVPAPVQAPAASPVGLTPAPAPVAQRPALAPVPQAPVSQVPVAAPVGQVPPMPPIGQAPVTAPVGQAPAVAPLRQTSATAPVGLPVQAPMPSRQPTPNLLALVPGLPPLPNFSFLQH, from the coding sequence ATGATCGAGATCGTCCCCGCCCACCGTGCGCTCCTCGGGGGTATGGTCGCCGGCCTGATCGGCATGGCGGTTTTCACTTGCGCCCAGGCATCGGCAGACCCCGTGCTTCCCGCACCATCACCCGTTCCCGTGCTCCCGGCACCCGCGCCGCAGAACGTCACCGCCGTGCCGGGACAGGCACCGACCAACCGGCTCCTCGCCGCCCCCCCGGCGTCGAATCCCGTCGCGTCGCCGACGGCCCCGGGTGCCGCGGCCCCGGTCGCGCCCGCCGCGCCGGTGGCCCCCGCGGTGACCCCGGCCGCCTCGGGCACCATCCGCGAATACCTGGAGTCGAAGGGGGTCAAGCTCGAGGCGCAGAAGCCCCAAGGGCTCAACGCGCTCGACATCACCCTGCCCGTGCCGGCGCGCTGGACCCAGGTGCCCGACCCGAACGTGCCCGACGCGTTCGCGGTGATCGCCGACCGGCAAGGCAGCAGCATTTACACCTCGAATGCCCAGGTGGTGGTGTACAAGCTGGTCGGCAATTTCGACCCGCGAGAGGCCATCTCCCACGGTTATGTCGACAGCCAGAAACTTCTCGCCTGGCAGCCCACCAACGCCTCGATGGCCGATTTCGGCGGCTTCCCGTCCTCGATCGTTGAAGGCACCTACCGTGACGGCGACATGACGCTGAACACGTCGCGGCGTCACGTCATCGCCACCTCAGGGCATGACAATTACCTGGTCTCGCTCGCAGTAACCACCGATCGCGCGGTCGCCGTGGCCGACGCACCGGCCACCGACGCGATCGTCAACGGCTTCCGCGTGACCGTTCCCGGGGCGCCCGTCCCCGCGCCGGTCCAAGCGCCCGCGGCCTCGCCGGTCGGGCTGACCCCGGCCCCGGCGCCGGTTGCACAAAGGCCGGCCCTGGCTCCGGTCCCCCAGGCCCCGGTCTCGCAAGTTCCGGTCGCGGCCCCGGTCGGGCAAGTACCGCCCATGCCCCCGATCGGGCAGGCACCCGTCACCGCTCCGGTCGGCCAGGCACCCGCCGTGGCCCCGCTCCGGCAGACCTCGGCCACCGCCCCGGTTGGCCTGCCGGTGCAGGCGCCCATGCCCAGCCGGCAGCCCACGCCAAACCTGCTGGCCCTGGTTCCCGGGCTGCCCCCGCTGCCCAACTTCTCGTTTTTGCAGCACTAG